CGAGAAATTGCGGGTCTCCCAGCATGTCTTCAGCGCTGTAGATCCGGCTGGCGGGCACTTGGGCCTTGTTCAACTGTTCCACCACTTGCTCCAGTGTCAGCGAATTGACCCAGCGATCAATCACCCCATACAACTCATCGCGGCGGTTGTCGCGGCCATCGTTGCTGGCCAGGGCCGGATCGTTGGCCAAATCCTCGCGACCAATGGCCGACATGAAACGCTTGAAAATCGCATCGCCATTGGCACCGATCTGCACGTGCTTGCCATCCTGGCTGGTGTGGATCGAGGAGGGCGTAATGCCCGGCATGATGTTGCCAGTGCGCTCGCGGATAAAACCGAACACGTCGAACTCCGGGATCATGCTCTCCATCATCGCGAAAATCGCTTCATACAACGCCACATCCACGACCTGGCCGAGCCCGCCATTCACCTCACGATGACGCAGGGCCATCAGCGCCCCAATCACTGCCCACAACGCCGCGATCGAGTCACCGATGGAGATCCCTGTGCGCACCGGCGGCCGGTCCTCGAAGCCGGTGATGTAACGCAGGCCGCCCATCGACTCGCCCACCGCGCCAAACCCGGGCTGGTCCTTCATTGGCCCGGTCTGGCCGAAGCCCGAGAGGCGCACCATCACCAGTTTAGGGTTCAGGGCGTGCAAGGTTTCCCAGCCTAGACCGAGCTTTTCCAGCACGCCGGGGCGAAAGTTCTCGATCAGGATGTCGGCATCTGCCAACAGTTGCTTGAGGATCGCCAGGCCGTCCGGGTGTTTCAGGTTCAGGGTCAGGGATTTCTTGTTGCGTGCCTGCACAAACCACCACAGCGAAGTGCCTTCGTACAGCTTGCGCCACTTGCGCAGCGGGTCGCCGCCGTCCGGGGATTCGACCTTGATCACCTCGGCGCCGAACTCGGCGCAAATGCGCGACGCGAACGGGCCGGCGATCAGGGTGCCGAGTTCGATGACTTTCAGGCCGGCAAGTGGTTTGGCAGTAAACGACATGAGGATCCTTTCGGGCGCTGTACGGGGGTGTGATGCCTTTTAACATAGGCGAGTGGCGCAGTGATAAGGATGATGCAGCGCAGGATTCGTTGAATCACCTCGCCATCGGTTAGACTTGCCGCCTTTCCCTGTCTCTAGAAGTCCGTTCATGGCCCAGCCGTCCACGACCTACAAGTTTGAACTCAACCTCACCGACCTTGATCGTTCGGTGTACGAGAGCGTCAAGCAGACCATCGCGCGCCACCCTTCGGAAACCGAAGAGCGCATGACCGTGCGTTTGCTGGCCTACGCGCTTTTTTACAACGAACAGCTGGCTTTCGGCCGTGGCCTGTCGGATGTAGACGAGCCGGCGCTGTGGGAAAAAAGCCTGGATGATCGCGTCCTGCACTGGATCGAAGTCGGCCAGCCGGACGCGGACCGCCTGACCTGGTGTTCGCGCCGGACCGAGCGCACCACGTTGCTGGCCTACGGCAGCTTGCGCGTCTGGGAAGGCAAAGTGGTGCCGGTGGCGAAAAACCTGAAAAACGTGCACATCGCCGCCGTACCCCAGGAAATCCTCGAAGTCCTGGCCAAGGACATGCCACGGGTGATCAAGTGGGACGTGATGATCAGCGAAGGCACGATCTTTGTGACTGACGACCGTGGCCAGCATGAAGTCCAACTGGAATGGCTGGTCGGCGAGCGCGGCTGAAACACCGATAGAT
This genomic window from Pseudomonas sp. Bout1 contains:
- a CDS encoding CaiB/BaiF CoA-transferase family protein, which codes for MSFTAKPLAGLKVIELGTLIAGPFASRICAEFGAEVIKVESPDGGDPLRKWRKLYEGTSLWWFVQARNKKSLTLNLKHPDGLAILKQLLADADILIENFRPGVLEKLGLGWETLHALNPKLVMVRLSGFGQTGPMKDQPGFGAVGESMGGLRYITGFEDRPPVRTGISIGDSIAALWAVIGALMALRHREVNGGLGQVVDVALYEAIFAMMESMIPEFDVFGFIRERTGNIMPGITPSSIHTSQDGKHVQIGANGDAIFKRFMSAIGREDLANDPALASNDGRDNRRDELYGVIDRWVNSLTLEQVVEQLNKAQVPASRIYSAEDMLGDPQFLAREMFLKAQLPGGKDFKMPGIVPKLSHTPGSCEWVGPQLGEHNNVLLAELGYDASAITRLRENGAI
- a CDS encoding YaeQ family protein, with translation MAQPSTTYKFELNLTDLDRSVYESVKQTIARHPSETEERMTVRLLAYALFYNEQLAFGRGLSDVDEPALWEKSLDDRVLHWIEVGQPDADRLTWCSRRTERTTLLAYGSLRVWEGKVVPVAKNLKNVHIAAVPQEILEVLAKDMPRVIKWDVMISEGTIFVTDDRGQHEVQLEWLVGERG